One genomic window of Scatophagus argus isolate fScaArg1 chromosome 16, fScaArg1.pri, whole genome shotgun sequence includes the following:
- the dnaja3a gene encoding dnaJ heat shock protein family (Hsp40) member A3a isoform X1 has protein sequence MRSVSGAAALEVMMASSAVRCCSRWITVIVSSGHRGAASTVVCAGHGGVRSVSTLGAEKLWRGGNLMCGGAGKALTLRGLSGINSPHAVYKLSFHTSAPASSKQDFYQILGVPRSATQKEIKKAYYQMAKKYHPDTNKDDPQAKEKFAQLAEAYEILSDEGKRKQYDMFGSAGFDTGHAGGGQHYWSGQTSNVDPEELFRKIFGEFSGGRGFGDFNSMFDQPHEYIMELTFTQAAKGVNKEISVNIEAPCQRCDGRGHEPGTKVQHCNVCNGSGMETINTGPFVMRSTCRRCGGKGTVISNPCRSCHGRGQTKQKKSVMVPVPAGVENGQTVRMPVGKKEIFITFKVQKSPVFRREGADIHSDLYVSVAQAILGGTARTQGLYETLNLTVPAGIQTDQRIRMAGKGIARISGYGFGDHYVHVKIKVPKTLTDRQRALLMSYAEDETDVEGTVNGVTSTTTGKRSSWN, from the exons ATGCGCAGTGTGTCCGGTGCGGCAGCTCTTGAAGTAATGATGGCGTCCTCGGCAGTCCGCTGCTGCTCACGCTGGATTACAGTTATCGTGTCCTCCGGACATCGCGGGGCCGCCAGTACAGTTGTCTGCGCTGGTCATGGAGGGGTTCGCAGCGTCTCGACCCTGGGAGCGGAGAAACTGTGGCGGGGAGGAAACCTGATGTGTGGCGGAGCAGGGAAAGCGTTGACATTGAGAGGGCTGTCAG GTATCAATTCGCCCCATGCTGTCTACAAACTGTCCTTTCACACAAGTGCCCCTGCCAGCAGCAAGCAGGACTTCTACCAGATTCTTGGTGTTCCTCGCTCAGCGACAcagaaagagattaaaaaagcCTACTATCAG ATGGCCAAAAAATATCACCCTGACACCAACAAAGATGACCCACAAGCCAAGGAAAAATTTGCTCAGCTGGCAGAAGCTTATGAG ATCCTGAGTGATGAAGGTAAGAGGAAGCAGTACGATATGTTTGGCTCAGCAGGCTTTGATACTGGTCATGCCGGTGGAGGTCAGCACTACTGGAGCGGACAAACCAGCAATGTAGATCCAGAGGAGCTTTTCCGCAAGATCTTTGGGGAATTCTCAGGAGGCCGTGGCTTTGGAGACTTCAATTCCATGTTTGATCAGCCACATGAG TACATCATGGAGCTGACGTTCACTCAGGCGGCAAAGGGAGTCAACAAAGAGATCTCCGTTAACATAGAAGCACCCTGCCAACGTTGTGATGGTAGGGGCCACGAGCCAGGCACCAAGGTCCAGCACTGCAACGTCTGTAATGGCTCCGGCATG gagACCATCAACACAGGGCCGTTTGTGATGCGCTCCACATGTCGCCGCTGTGGTGGCAAAGGCACAGTCATCTCCAACCCCTGTCGCTCCTGTCATGGGAGGGGACAGACCAAGCAGAAGAAATCTGTGATGGTTCCTGTACCTGCAG gAGTAGAGAATGGTCAGACAGTCAGAATGCCAGTTGGTAAGAAGGAGATCTTCATCACATTTAAA GTCCAAAAAAGTCCTGTGTTCAGGAGGGAAGGTGCAGACATCCATTCTGACCTTTATGTATCTGTGGCACAAGCTATCCTGGGCGGCACGGCCAGGACACAGGGCCTTTATGAAACCCTAAACTTAACG GTCCCCGCAGGCATCCAGACAGACCAGAGGATTCGTATGGCAGGGAAGGGAATCGCACGTATCAGTGGCTATGGGTTTGGAGACCACTATGTccatgtcaaaataaaagtacccAA AACCCTGACCGACAGACAAAGAGCTCTGCTAATGAGCTATGCTGAGGACGAAACGGATGTGGAGGGGACGGTGAATGGCGTCACTAGCACCACCACAG GTAAAAGATCATCCTGGAACTGA
- the dnaja3a gene encoding dnaJ heat shock protein family (Hsp40) member A3a isoform X2, translating into MLSTNCPFTQVPLPAASRTSTRFLVFLAQRHRKRLKKPTISVFVFIVSQMAKKYHPDTNKDDPQAKEKFAQLAEAYEILSDEGKRKQYDMFGSAGFDTGHAGGGQHYWSGQTSNVDPEELFRKIFGEFSGGRGFGDFNSMFDQPHEYIMELTFTQAAKGVNKEISVNIEAPCQRCDGRGHEPGTKVQHCNVCNGSGMETINTGPFVMRSTCRRCGGKGTVISNPCRSCHGRGQTKQKKSVMVPVPAGVENGQTVRMPVGKKEIFITFKVQKSPVFRREGADIHSDLYVSVAQAILGGTARTQGLYETLNLTVPAGIQTDQRIRMAGKGIARISGYGFGDHYVHVKIKVPKTLTDRQRALLMSYAEDETDVEGTVNGVTSTTTGKRSSWN; encoded by the exons ATGCTGTCTACAAACTGTCCTTTCACACAAGTGCCCCTGCCAGCAGCAAGCAGGACTTCTACCAGATTCTTGGTGTTCCTCGCTCAGCGACAcagaaagagattaaaaaagcCTACTATCAG cgtgtttgtgtttattgtctCTCAGATGGCCAAAAAATATCACCCTGACACCAACAAAGATGACCCACAAGCCAAGGAAAAATTTGCTCAGCTGGCAGAAGCTTATGAG ATCCTGAGTGATGAAGGTAAGAGGAAGCAGTACGATATGTTTGGCTCAGCAGGCTTTGATACTGGTCATGCCGGTGGAGGTCAGCACTACTGGAGCGGACAAACCAGCAATGTAGATCCAGAGGAGCTTTTCCGCAAGATCTTTGGGGAATTCTCAGGAGGCCGTGGCTTTGGAGACTTCAATTCCATGTTTGATCAGCCACATGAG TACATCATGGAGCTGACGTTCACTCAGGCGGCAAAGGGAGTCAACAAAGAGATCTCCGTTAACATAGAAGCACCCTGCCAACGTTGTGATGGTAGGGGCCACGAGCCAGGCACCAAGGTCCAGCACTGCAACGTCTGTAATGGCTCCGGCATG gagACCATCAACACAGGGCCGTTTGTGATGCGCTCCACATGTCGCCGCTGTGGTGGCAAAGGCACAGTCATCTCCAACCCCTGTCGCTCCTGTCATGGGAGGGGACAGACCAAGCAGAAGAAATCTGTGATGGTTCCTGTACCTGCAG gAGTAGAGAATGGTCAGACAGTCAGAATGCCAGTTGGTAAGAAGGAGATCTTCATCACATTTAAA GTCCAAAAAAGTCCTGTGTTCAGGAGGGAAGGTGCAGACATCCATTCTGACCTTTATGTATCTGTGGCACAAGCTATCCTGGGCGGCACGGCCAGGACACAGGGCCTTTATGAAACCCTAAACTTAACG GTCCCCGCAGGCATCCAGACAGACCAGAGGATTCGTATGGCAGGGAAGGGAATCGCACGTATCAGTGGCTATGGGTTTGGAGACCACTATGTccatgtcaaaataaaagtacccAA AACCCTGACCGACAGACAAAGAGCTCTGCTAATGAGCTATGCTGAGGACGAAACGGATGTGGAGGGGACGGTGAATGGCGTCACTAGCACCACCACAG GTAAAAGATCATCCTGGAACTGA